One Denticeps clupeoides chromosome 12, fDenClu1.1, whole genome shotgun sequence genomic window carries:
- the efcc1 gene encoding EF-hand and coiled-coil domain-containing protein 1 isoform X3: MERGDACDPYRRPARRTQWIVSALAYHYGLDRGVENEIIVLATGLDQYLQEIFHHMDCQGEGKVPAEDFHILCDILGLGKEADPEECDGIRDNLPREFTFRQFHAKLCGYFSAEAGCPHDNGRLPVGQESEHIETQIRLRSPLRRREKALSAGGASPLPDGRAPGRAHGACTRECYEDIVALEEAEDRVAKLEDENASLRELVEDMRAALQSSDARSLALQVGLWKSHLKHKGEGGCFIARQKRALQKSSSHGNLKNLQSFLREVELVRSSRDGQLEEAMICNQKLEEELNHSREALLMLEECNRILKHEQVDMRKKVEEARQAVLSGLSKVKELEAKARQVPVLQKHVKKLETELHFYRSEVSKVKLPLGSSGEQTYSGSSRPRRRCCLEPQQDRRSPTGHSETTPDNEEQLFRSVEGQAASDEEEDRWTGEQQKQVDEVKRILTRLSCCGDRCDEKAVKRLLSHFGDARSEESHSAVLELLEKVTRLNKQLELREGQARKAEMDMDQMKDALVQELQQKAEETELLHMELQMLETERVRLSLVEEKLMDVLQLLRQLRDLNVSRRSLGKILLSTLQSCSDPQHGKAHILEVLNALCHELAACEILSGSPALERTQSHQSLSNVLLISC; encoded by the exons ATGGAGAGGGGCGACGCGTGCGACCCGTACCGGCGTCCGGCGCGCAGGACGCAGTGGATCGTCAGCGCCCTGGCGTACCACTACGGCTTGGACCGAGGGGTCGAGAACGAGATCATCGTGCTGGCCACGGGGCTCGATCAGTACCTGCAGGAGATCTTCCATCACATGGACTGTCAGGGCGAGGGGAAGGTCCCCGCGGAGGACTTCCACATCCTGTGCGACATCCTGGGTCTGGGCAAGGAGGCGGACCCGGAGGAGTGCGACGGGATCCGGGACAATCTGCCCCGGGAGTTCACCTTCCGCCAGTTCCACGCCAAGCTCTGCGGCTACTTCAGCGCCGAGGCCGGGTGCCCCCACGACAACGGGAGGCTGCCGGTGGGCCAGGAGAGCGAGCACATCGAGACGCAGATCCGCCTCCGCAGCCCGCTCCGGCGGCGGGAGAAGGCGCTCTCCGCCGGCGGCGCGTCCCCGCTCCCGGACGGGCGCGCCCCGGGCCGCGCGCACGGCGCGTGCACGCGGGAGTGCTACGAGGACATCGTGGCGCTGGAGGAAGCCGAGGACAGGGTGGCGAAGCTGGAGGACGAGAACGCGAGCTTGAGGGAGCTGGTGGAGGACATGCGGGCGGCTCTGCAGAGCAGCGATGCCCGCTCGTTGGCCCTGCAG GTTGGTCTTTGGAAGAGCCACCTAAAGCACAAAGGAGAGGGGGGCTGCTTCATCGCCCGCCAGAAGCGGGCCCTTCAGAAGAGCAGCTCTCACGGGAACCTGAAGAACCTGCAGAGCTTCCTGCGTGAGGTGGAGCTGGTCCGCAGCTCCAGGGACGGGCAGCTGGAGGAGGCCATGATCTGCAACCAGAAGCTGGAGGAAGAGCTGAACCACTCCAGAGAGGCTCTGCTGATGCTGGAGGAGTGCAACAGGATTCTGAAGCACGAGCAGGTGGACATGAggaagaaggtggaggaggCCAGGCAGGCTGTGCTTAGCGGCCTCAGTAAAGTCAAGGAACTGGAAGCTAAAGCCAGGCAGGTGCCGGTGCTTCAGAAGCACGTCAAGAAGTTGGAGACGGAGCTGCACTTTTACAG GTCGGAGGTGTCTAAAGTCAAGCTTCCTCTGGGCAGCAGTGGAGAACAGACGTACAGCGGAAGCAGCAGGCCGAGGCGGAGGTGCTGCCTGGAACCACAGCAGGACCGGCGCTCCCCCACGGGCCATTCCGAAACCACGCCTGACAACG AGGAGCAGCTCTTTCGCTCAGTGGAGGGCCAGGCCGCTTCGGACGAAGAGGAGGACAGGTGGACGGGGGAGCAGCAGAAGCAGGTGGACGAGGTGAAGAGGATCTTAACTCGACTGTCCTGCTGTGGAGACAG ATGTGATGAAAAAGCCGTGAAGAGGCTGCTTTCTCACTTCGGCGATGCTCGCAGCGAGGAGAGTCACAGCGCtgtcctggagctgctggagaaggTCACCCGCCTCAACAAGCAGCTGGAGCTCCGAGAGGGCCAGGCCAGGAAGGCAGAAATGGACATGGACCAG ATGAAGGACGCCCTGgtgcaggagctgcagcagaAGGCGGAAGAGACGGAGCTGCTGCACATGGAGCTCCAGATGCTGGAGACAGAGAGGGTGCGTCTGTCCCTGGTTGAGGAGAAGCTTATGGATGTACTGCAACTGTTGCGGCAGCTGCGGGACCTG AATGTCTCAAGGAGGTCGCTGGGGAAGATTTTGCTGAGTACGCTGCAGTCCTGCAGTGACCCTCAGCATG GAAAAGCCCATATCCTGGAGGTGCTTAACGCTCTCTGTCATGAACTGGCGGCGTGCGAGATTCTCTCCGGCAGCCCTGCACTGGAACGCACTCAGAGTCATCAGTCGCTCAGCAACGTGCTGCTCATCTCCTGCTGA
- the efcc1 gene encoding EF-hand and coiled-coil domain-containing protein 1 isoform X1, producing the protein MERGDACDPYRRPARRTQWIVSALAYHYGLDRGVENEIIVLATGLDQYLQEIFHHMDCQGEGKVPAEDFHILCDILGLGKEADPEECDGIRDNLPREFTFRQFHAKLCGYFSAEAGCPHDNGRLPVGQESEHIETQIRLRSPLRRREKALSAGGASPLPDGRAPGRAHGACTRECYEDIVALEEAEDRVAKLEDENASLRELVEDMRAALQSSDARSLALQVGLWKSHLKHKGEGGCFIARQKRALQKSSSHGNLKNLQSFLREVELVRSSRDGQLEEAMICNQKLEEELNHSREALLMLEECNRILKHEQVDMRKKVEEARQAVLSGLSKVKELEAKARQVPVLQKHVKKLETELHFYRSEVSKVKLPLGSSGEQTYSGSSRPRRRCCLEPQQDRRSPTGHSETTPDNGEPPMLFSFRHGHLITLLAWNMNSVFLCAVEEQLFRSVEGQAASDEEEDRWTGEQQKQVDEVKRILTRLSCCGDRCDEKAVKRLLSHFGDARSEESHSAVLELLEKVTRLNKQLELREGQARKAEMDMDQMKDALVQELQQKAEETELLHMELQMLETERVRLSLVEEKLMDVLQLLRQLRDLNVSRRSLGKILLSTLQSCSDPQHGKAHILEVLNALCHELAACEILSGSPALERTQSHQSLSNVLLISC; encoded by the exons ATGGAGAGGGGCGACGCGTGCGACCCGTACCGGCGTCCGGCGCGCAGGACGCAGTGGATCGTCAGCGCCCTGGCGTACCACTACGGCTTGGACCGAGGGGTCGAGAACGAGATCATCGTGCTGGCCACGGGGCTCGATCAGTACCTGCAGGAGATCTTCCATCACATGGACTGTCAGGGCGAGGGGAAGGTCCCCGCGGAGGACTTCCACATCCTGTGCGACATCCTGGGTCTGGGCAAGGAGGCGGACCCGGAGGAGTGCGACGGGATCCGGGACAATCTGCCCCGGGAGTTCACCTTCCGCCAGTTCCACGCCAAGCTCTGCGGCTACTTCAGCGCCGAGGCCGGGTGCCCCCACGACAACGGGAGGCTGCCGGTGGGCCAGGAGAGCGAGCACATCGAGACGCAGATCCGCCTCCGCAGCCCGCTCCGGCGGCGGGAGAAGGCGCTCTCCGCCGGCGGCGCGTCCCCGCTCCCGGACGGGCGCGCCCCGGGCCGCGCGCACGGCGCGTGCACGCGGGAGTGCTACGAGGACATCGTGGCGCTGGAGGAAGCCGAGGACAGGGTGGCGAAGCTGGAGGACGAGAACGCGAGCTTGAGGGAGCTGGTGGAGGACATGCGGGCGGCTCTGCAGAGCAGCGATGCCCGCTCGTTGGCCCTGCAG GTTGGTCTTTGGAAGAGCCACCTAAAGCACAAAGGAGAGGGGGGCTGCTTCATCGCCCGCCAGAAGCGGGCCCTTCAGAAGAGCAGCTCTCACGGGAACCTGAAGAACCTGCAGAGCTTCCTGCGTGAGGTGGAGCTGGTCCGCAGCTCCAGGGACGGGCAGCTGGAGGAGGCCATGATCTGCAACCAGAAGCTGGAGGAAGAGCTGAACCACTCCAGAGAGGCTCTGCTGATGCTGGAGGAGTGCAACAGGATTCTGAAGCACGAGCAGGTGGACATGAggaagaaggtggaggaggCCAGGCAGGCTGTGCTTAGCGGCCTCAGTAAAGTCAAGGAACTGGAAGCTAAAGCCAGGCAGGTGCCGGTGCTTCAGAAGCACGTCAAGAAGTTGGAGACGGAGCTGCACTTTTACAG GTCGGAGGTGTCTAAAGTCAAGCTTCCTCTGGGCAGCAGTGGAGAACAGACGTACAGCGGAAGCAGCAGGCCGAGGCGGAGGTGCTGCCTGGAACCACAGCAGGACCGGCGCTCCCCCACGGGCCATTCCGAAACCACGCCTGACAACGGTGAGCCGCCCATGCTTTTCTCTTTTCGTCACGGTCACCTCATCACACTTCTGGCCTGGAATAtgaattctgtttttctgtgtgcagTAGAGGAGCAGCTCTTTCGCTCAGTGGAGGGCCAGGCCGCTTCGGACGAAGAGGAGGACAGGTGGACGGGGGAGCAGCAGAAGCAGGTGGACGAGGTGAAGAGGATCTTAACTCGACTGTCCTGCTGTGGAGACAG ATGTGATGAAAAAGCCGTGAAGAGGCTGCTTTCTCACTTCGGCGATGCTCGCAGCGAGGAGAGTCACAGCGCtgtcctggagctgctggagaaggTCACCCGCCTCAACAAGCAGCTGGAGCTCCGAGAGGGCCAGGCCAGGAAGGCAGAAATGGACATGGACCAG ATGAAGGACGCCCTGgtgcaggagctgcagcagaAGGCGGAAGAGACGGAGCTGCTGCACATGGAGCTCCAGATGCTGGAGACAGAGAGGGTGCGTCTGTCCCTGGTTGAGGAGAAGCTTATGGATGTACTGCAACTGTTGCGGCAGCTGCGGGACCTG AATGTCTCAAGGAGGTCGCTGGGGAAGATTTTGCTGAGTACGCTGCAGTCCTGCAGTGACCCTCAGCATG GAAAAGCCCATATCCTGGAGGTGCTTAACGCTCTCTGTCATGAACTGGCGGCGTGCGAGATTCTCTCCGGCAGCCCTGCACTGGAACGCACTCAGAGTCATCAGTCGCTCAGCAACGTGCTGCTCATCTCCTGCTGA
- the efcc1 gene encoding EF-hand and coiled-coil domain-containing protein 1 isoform X4 gives MERGDACDPYRRPARRTQWIVSALAYHYGLDRGVENEIIVLATGLDQYLQEIFHHMDCQGEGKVPAEDFHILCDILGLGKEADPEECDGIRDNLPREFTFRQFHAKLCGYFSAEAGCPHDNGRLPVGQESEHIETQIRLRSPLRRREKALSAGGASPLPDGRAPGRAHGACTRECYEDIVALEEAEDRVAKLEDENASLRELVEDMRAALQSSDARSLALQVGLWKSHLKHKGEGGCFIARQKRALQKSSSHGNLKNLQSFLREVELVRSSRDGQLEEAMICNQKLEEELNHSREALLMLEECNRILKHEQVDMRKKVEEARQAVLSGLSKVKELEAKARQVPVLQKHVKKLETELHFYRSEVSKVKLPLGSSGEQTYSGSSRPRRRCCLEPQQDRRSPTGHSETTPDNVEEQLFRSVEGQAASDEEEDRWTGEQQKQVDEVKRILTRLSCCGDRCDEKAVKRLLSHFGDARSEESHSAVLELLEKVTRLNKQLELREGQARKAEMDMDQMKDALVQELQQKAEETELLHMELQMLETERNVSRRSLGKILLSTLQSCSDPQHGKAHILEVLNALCHELAACEILSGSPALERTQSHQSLSNVLLISC, from the exons ATGGAGAGGGGCGACGCGTGCGACCCGTACCGGCGTCCGGCGCGCAGGACGCAGTGGATCGTCAGCGCCCTGGCGTACCACTACGGCTTGGACCGAGGGGTCGAGAACGAGATCATCGTGCTGGCCACGGGGCTCGATCAGTACCTGCAGGAGATCTTCCATCACATGGACTGTCAGGGCGAGGGGAAGGTCCCCGCGGAGGACTTCCACATCCTGTGCGACATCCTGGGTCTGGGCAAGGAGGCGGACCCGGAGGAGTGCGACGGGATCCGGGACAATCTGCCCCGGGAGTTCACCTTCCGCCAGTTCCACGCCAAGCTCTGCGGCTACTTCAGCGCCGAGGCCGGGTGCCCCCACGACAACGGGAGGCTGCCGGTGGGCCAGGAGAGCGAGCACATCGAGACGCAGATCCGCCTCCGCAGCCCGCTCCGGCGGCGGGAGAAGGCGCTCTCCGCCGGCGGCGCGTCCCCGCTCCCGGACGGGCGCGCCCCGGGCCGCGCGCACGGCGCGTGCACGCGGGAGTGCTACGAGGACATCGTGGCGCTGGAGGAAGCCGAGGACAGGGTGGCGAAGCTGGAGGACGAGAACGCGAGCTTGAGGGAGCTGGTGGAGGACATGCGGGCGGCTCTGCAGAGCAGCGATGCCCGCTCGTTGGCCCTGCAG GTTGGTCTTTGGAAGAGCCACCTAAAGCACAAAGGAGAGGGGGGCTGCTTCATCGCCCGCCAGAAGCGGGCCCTTCAGAAGAGCAGCTCTCACGGGAACCTGAAGAACCTGCAGAGCTTCCTGCGTGAGGTGGAGCTGGTCCGCAGCTCCAGGGACGGGCAGCTGGAGGAGGCCATGATCTGCAACCAGAAGCTGGAGGAAGAGCTGAACCACTCCAGAGAGGCTCTGCTGATGCTGGAGGAGTGCAACAGGATTCTGAAGCACGAGCAGGTGGACATGAggaagaaggtggaggaggCCAGGCAGGCTGTGCTTAGCGGCCTCAGTAAAGTCAAGGAACTGGAAGCTAAAGCCAGGCAGGTGCCGGTGCTTCAGAAGCACGTCAAGAAGTTGGAGACGGAGCTGCACTTTTACAG GTCGGAGGTGTCTAAAGTCAAGCTTCCTCTGGGCAGCAGTGGAGAACAGACGTACAGCGGAAGCAGCAGGCCGAGGCGGAGGTGCTGCCTGGAACCACAGCAGGACCGGCGCTCCCCCACGGGCCATTCCGAAACCACGCCTGACAACG TAGAGGAGCAGCTCTTTCGCTCAGTGGAGGGCCAGGCCGCTTCGGACGAAGAGGAGGACAGGTGGACGGGGGAGCAGCAGAAGCAGGTGGACGAGGTGAAGAGGATCTTAACTCGACTGTCCTGCTGTGGAGACAG ATGTGATGAAAAAGCCGTGAAGAGGCTGCTTTCTCACTTCGGCGATGCTCGCAGCGAGGAGAGTCACAGCGCtgtcctggagctgctggagaaggTCACCCGCCTCAACAAGCAGCTGGAGCTCCGAGAGGGCCAGGCCAGGAAGGCAGAAATGGACATGGACCAG ATGAAGGACGCCCTGgtgcaggagctgcagcagaAGGCGGAAGAGACGGAGCTGCTGCACATGGAGCTCCAGATGCTGGAGACAGAGAGG AATGTCTCAAGGAGGTCGCTGGGGAAGATTTTGCTGAGTACGCTGCAGTCCTGCAGTGACCCTCAGCATG GAAAAGCCCATATCCTGGAGGTGCTTAACGCTCTCTGTCATGAACTGGCGGCGTGCGAGATTCTCTCCGGCAGCCCTGCACTGGAACGCACTCAGAGTCATCAGTCGCTCAGCAACGTGCTGCTCATCTCCTGCTGA
- the efcc1 gene encoding EF-hand and coiled-coil domain-containing protein 1 isoform X2, whose protein sequence is MERGDACDPYRRPARRTQWIVSALAYHYGLDRGVENEIIVLATGLDQYLQEIFHHMDCQGEGKVPAEDFHILCDILGLGKEADPEECDGIRDNLPREFTFRQFHAKLCGYFSAEAGCPHDNGRLPVGQESEHIETQIRLRSPLRRREKALSAGGASPLPDGRAPGRAHGACTRECYEDIVALEEAEDRVAKLEDENASLRELVEDMRAALQSSDARSLALQVGLWKSHLKHKGEGGCFIARQKRALQKSSSHGNLKNLQSFLREVELVRSSRDGQLEEAMICNQKLEEELNHSREALLMLEECNRILKHEQVDMRKKVEEARQAVLSGLSKVKELEAKARQVPVLQKHVKKLETELHFYRSEVSKVKLPLGSSGEQTYSGSSRPRRRCCLEPQQDRRSPTGHSETTPDNVEEQLFRSVEGQAASDEEEDRWTGEQQKQVDEVKRILTRLSCCGDRCDEKAVKRLLSHFGDARSEESHSAVLELLEKVTRLNKQLELREGQARKAEMDMDQMKDALVQELQQKAEETELLHMELQMLETERVRLSLVEEKLMDVLQLLRQLRDLNVSRRSLGKILLSTLQSCSDPQHGKAHILEVLNALCHELAACEILSGSPALERTQSHQSLSNVLLISC, encoded by the exons ATGGAGAGGGGCGACGCGTGCGACCCGTACCGGCGTCCGGCGCGCAGGACGCAGTGGATCGTCAGCGCCCTGGCGTACCACTACGGCTTGGACCGAGGGGTCGAGAACGAGATCATCGTGCTGGCCACGGGGCTCGATCAGTACCTGCAGGAGATCTTCCATCACATGGACTGTCAGGGCGAGGGGAAGGTCCCCGCGGAGGACTTCCACATCCTGTGCGACATCCTGGGTCTGGGCAAGGAGGCGGACCCGGAGGAGTGCGACGGGATCCGGGACAATCTGCCCCGGGAGTTCACCTTCCGCCAGTTCCACGCCAAGCTCTGCGGCTACTTCAGCGCCGAGGCCGGGTGCCCCCACGACAACGGGAGGCTGCCGGTGGGCCAGGAGAGCGAGCACATCGAGACGCAGATCCGCCTCCGCAGCCCGCTCCGGCGGCGGGAGAAGGCGCTCTCCGCCGGCGGCGCGTCCCCGCTCCCGGACGGGCGCGCCCCGGGCCGCGCGCACGGCGCGTGCACGCGGGAGTGCTACGAGGACATCGTGGCGCTGGAGGAAGCCGAGGACAGGGTGGCGAAGCTGGAGGACGAGAACGCGAGCTTGAGGGAGCTGGTGGAGGACATGCGGGCGGCTCTGCAGAGCAGCGATGCCCGCTCGTTGGCCCTGCAG GTTGGTCTTTGGAAGAGCCACCTAAAGCACAAAGGAGAGGGGGGCTGCTTCATCGCCCGCCAGAAGCGGGCCCTTCAGAAGAGCAGCTCTCACGGGAACCTGAAGAACCTGCAGAGCTTCCTGCGTGAGGTGGAGCTGGTCCGCAGCTCCAGGGACGGGCAGCTGGAGGAGGCCATGATCTGCAACCAGAAGCTGGAGGAAGAGCTGAACCACTCCAGAGAGGCTCTGCTGATGCTGGAGGAGTGCAACAGGATTCTGAAGCACGAGCAGGTGGACATGAggaagaaggtggaggaggCCAGGCAGGCTGTGCTTAGCGGCCTCAGTAAAGTCAAGGAACTGGAAGCTAAAGCCAGGCAGGTGCCGGTGCTTCAGAAGCACGTCAAGAAGTTGGAGACGGAGCTGCACTTTTACAG GTCGGAGGTGTCTAAAGTCAAGCTTCCTCTGGGCAGCAGTGGAGAACAGACGTACAGCGGAAGCAGCAGGCCGAGGCGGAGGTGCTGCCTGGAACCACAGCAGGACCGGCGCTCCCCCACGGGCCATTCCGAAACCACGCCTGACAACG TAGAGGAGCAGCTCTTTCGCTCAGTGGAGGGCCAGGCCGCTTCGGACGAAGAGGAGGACAGGTGGACGGGGGAGCAGCAGAAGCAGGTGGACGAGGTGAAGAGGATCTTAACTCGACTGTCCTGCTGTGGAGACAG ATGTGATGAAAAAGCCGTGAAGAGGCTGCTTTCTCACTTCGGCGATGCTCGCAGCGAGGAGAGTCACAGCGCtgtcctggagctgctggagaaggTCACCCGCCTCAACAAGCAGCTGGAGCTCCGAGAGGGCCAGGCCAGGAAGGCAGAAATGGACATGGACCAG ATGAAGGACGCCCTGgtgcaggagctgcagcagaAGGCGGAAGAGACGGAGCTGCTGCACATGGAGCTCCAGATGCTGGAGACAGAGAGGGTGCGTCTGTCCCTGGTTGAGGAGAAGCTTATGGATGTACTGCAACTGTTGCGGCAGCTGCGGGACCTG AATGTCTCAAGGAGGTCGCTGGGGAAGATTTTGCTGAGTACGCTGCAGTCCTGCAGTGACCCTCAGCATG GAAAAGCCCATATCCTGGAGGTGCTTAACGCTCTCTGTCATGAACTGGCGGCGTGCGAGATTCTCTCCGGCAGCCCTGCACTGGAACGCACTCAGAGTCATCAGTCGCTCAGCAACGTGCTGCTCATCTCCTGCTGA